In Juglans microcarpa x Juglans regia isolate MS1-56 chromosome 4S, Jm3101_v1.0, whole genome shotgun sequence, a single window of DNA contains:
- the LOC121262219 gene encoding probable LRR receptor-like serine/threonine-protein kinase RKF3, with translation MSPLLSICYALLLGLAISGFTFSSADCYKILHTGRRPFEDFCPLNFYFLRKLIAQGAPEPTFPNMPTKCHYILQGIRLVRSEYLRTDSSFLLPPNVSKACWQSYRSLVGEFFDGFDIQTACGYHPEWISRGCMNITSQAEFESLIPVPKLQEIERYCNQSLVSSSACEMCSKILSSLGDSYLHGPDNGNVSDCTGYPFMYAAAVVNELGPTDKTTAKCLFSFSLELPLMQPSNIKRHILVLFGVLAGCLLGFFGASSAVLFLWMRRKKSEREKKNISKDETGIIMGLGSINGSTSFVKFEYEDVKKATMNFYRENLIGKGGYGNVYKGILPDGSQVAFKRFKNCSAAGVATFAHEVEVIASVRHVNLVSLRGYCTKMVPLEGHQRIIVCDFMPNGSLYDHLFGSEMKIKLSWPIRQKIALGTARGLAYLHYGAQPAIIHRDIKASNILLDKMFEPKLADFGLARYNAEGTTHLNTRVAGTLGYVAPEYALYGMLTERSDVYSFGVVLLELLSGKKALETEEAGKTSLLTDWAWSLMQKGRAGDVIEEGMPECGSRQLMEQHVVVAVLCCHPILHARPTMDHVVKMLETDPSNSSVCHLF, from the coding sequence ATGTCCCCCCTTTTATCCATTTGCTATGCCTTATTACTTGGCTTAGCCATTTCGGGTTTTACTTTTTCATCCGCTGATTGCTACAAAATCTTGCATACAGGCCGCCGGCCTTTCGAAGACTTTTGTCCTTTGAACTTCTATTTTCTTAGGAAACTGATCGCTCAAGGCGCTCCTGAGCCTACATTTCCTAACATGCCAACAAAATGTCACTACATTCTTCAGGGGATCCGCCTAGTTCGATCCGAGTATCTTCGGACCGATTCaagctttcttcttcctcctaaTGTTTCCAAGGCATGTTGGCAATCGTACCGGAGCTTAGTTGGCGAGTTTTTCGATGGTTTTGATATCCAAACTGCTTGTGGGTATCATCCAGAATGGATTTCGAGGGGCTGCATGAACATTACATCTCAAGCAGAGTTTGAGAGCCTAATTCCTGTACCCAAATTGCAGGAAATTGAACGTTACTGTAACCAGTCTCTGGTGAGTAGTTCTGCTTGTGAAATGTGCTCCAAGATTTTGTCGAGTCTTGGTGATTCATACCTGCATGGTCCTGATAATGGAAATGTCTCGGATTGCACTGGATATCCATTTATGTACGCAGCTGCTGTGGTTAATGAGTTGGGACCAACAGACAAAACAACTGCGAAGTGTTTGTTCTCGTTCTCGCTCGAACTTCCATTAATGCAGCCTTCCAACATTAAACGGCATATCCTTGTACTTTTCGGTGTTCTTGCGGGTTGTCTTTTAGGGTTCTTTGGGGCCTCTTCCGCAGTCTTGTTTCTTTggatgagaaggaaaaaaagtgagagagagaagaaaaatatctcCAAAGATGAGACCGGTATAATTATGGGGTTGGGATCGATCAATGGAAGTACCAGCTTTGTCAAATTCGAATATGAAGACGTTAAGAAGGCTACCATGAACTTTTATAGGGAGAATCTAATCGGGAAGGGAGGATATGGGAATGTTTATAAGGGGATACTGCCTGATGGATCCCAAGTTGCTTTCAAAAGATTCAAGAACTGTTCTGCTGCTGGGGTTGCAACTTTTGCACATGAGGTAGAGGTAATTGCAAGTGTTAGGCATGTTAATCTTGTTTCTTTAAGAGGCTATTGTACCAAGATGGTTCCTTTGGAAGGTCATCAGAGAATAATTGTCTGTGACTTCATGCCTAATGGAAGCCTTTATGACCATCTCTTTGGATCAGAAATGAAGATCAAGCTTAGCTGGCCAATTCGTCAGAAGATTGCCCTTGGAACAGCCCGGGGATTGGCCTATTTACATTATGGAGCCCAGCCTGCGATCATCCACAGGGATATTAAGGCAAGTAACATACTTTTGGATAAGATGTTCGAGCCAAAATTAGCAGACTTTGGGCTTGCGAGGTATAATGCAGAGGGAACGACACATTTGAACACCAGGGTGGCTGGGACTCTCGGTTATGTTGCCCCAGAGTACGCTTTGTATGGGATGTTAACTGAAAGGAGTGATGTTTACAGCTTTGGGGTTGTGCTCCTTGAGCTTCTGAGTGGTAAAAAAGCACTTGAAACAGAAGAGGCTGGGAAGACTTCGCTTCTGACAGACTGGGCTTGGTCCTTGATGCAGAAAGGGAGAGCAGGGGATGTCATTGAAGAAGGGATGCCAGAATGTGGGTCACGCCAATTGATGGAGCAACATGTTGTTGTAGCAGTTCTTTGCTGTCATCCAATATTACATGCAAGGCCGACAATGGACCATGTTGTGAAGATGTTGGAAACCGATCCCAGCAATTCGAGTGTATGCCACCTCTTCTAG
- the LOC121262399 gene encoding receptor-like cytosolic serine/threonine-protein kinase RBK2 isoform X2, with the protein MADGREHGASSPRKSDNASGEGTNKTLTGDGFKAKHRRQGALLPSSLSAQDLRCLDIEKEKEDVSSPRGVLEACIRGLESDTDSSKNSSTEMETRSNSSWSRFFKLWKNRSIKRLASFPPLGKSKGRSGRENPEFCNLYNFKSSLVNFSLADLQAATNNFSHENLIGKGGYAKVYKGCLQDGQLIAVKRLTKGTVDEKTSGFLSELGIIAHVDHPNTAKLIGCGIEGGMHLIFQLSPLGNLGSLLHGSKDNKLDWSKRYKIALGTADGLLYLHESCQRRIIHRDIKVDNILLTEDFEPQICDFGLAMWLPKQWTHHNVSKFEGTFGYFAPEYFMHGTVDEKTDVFSFGVLLLELITGRQALDDLQQSLVIWAKPLLDKDDLKELVDPSIGDNYDTEEMDRMVLTASMCIEQSPILRPRMNQVVILLRGNDCVSDCAVESPRPTFQRAYSEELLDIQEYNSTKYLSDLKQHEQVALGY; encoded by the exons ATGGCCGATGGTAGAGAGCATGGAGCTTCTTCCCCCCG GAAGAGTGATAATGCTTCTGGTGAAGGAACAAATAAAACCCTGACTGGTGATGGTTTTAAGGCAAAACATAGAAGACAAGGTGCTCTGCTTCCTTCCTCTTTATCTGCCCAAG ACTTGAGATGTTTAGATAtcgaaaaagagaaagaagatgtGTCATCCCCTAGAGGAGTTTTAGAAGCCTGCATTAGAGGATTGGAATCTGACACAGATTCTTCTAAAAACAGCTCCACTGAAATGGAAACTCGTTCAAATTCAAGCTGGAGCAGATTCTTTAAATTGTGGAAGAACAGATCGATCAAGCGCTTAGCCTCCTTCCCTCCTCTTGGGAAAAGCAAAGGCAGGAGTGGTAGAGAAAATCCAGAATTCTGTAATTTATATAACTTCAAGAGTTCATTAGTGAACTTCAGCCTCGCAGATTTGCAAGCTGCAACCAACAATTTTAGTCATG AAAACTTAATTGGAAAGGGTGGTTATGCTAAAGTTTACAAGGGTTGTTTGCAAGATGGACAGCTGATAGCAGTGAAGCGgctgacaaaaggaacagtagaTGAGAAAACATCAGGCTTTCTATCTGAGCTTGGCATTATAGCCCATGTAGACCATCCTAATACTGCTAAGTTGATCGGCTGTGGCATTGAAGGAGGAATGCaccttatttttcaattatctcCTCTAGGGAATTTAGGATCTCTTCTTCATG GTTCAAAGGATAATAAACTTGATTGGAGTAAAAGGTACAAAATTGCTTTAGGAACAGCAGATGGCCTGCTGTATCTTCATGAGAGTTGTCAGAGGCGAATCATTCATAGAGATATCAAAGTTGATAATATTCTTCTTACGGAGGATTTTGAGCCTCAG ATTTGTGATTTTGGGCTTGCAATGTGGCTACCCAAACAATGGACTCACCACAATGTATCAAAGTTTGAAGGCACATTTGG GTATTTTGCTCCTGAATATTTCATGCATGGCACAGTAGATGAAAAAActgatgttttttcttttggggtACTACTCTTGGAGCTTATAACTGGGCGCCAAGCCTTGGATGATTTGCAGCAAAGCCTTGTGATTTGG GCAAAGCCTTTGCTTGACAAAGATGATTTGAAGGAGCTTGTTGATCCTTCTATTGGTGATAATTACGATACAGAAGAAATGGATCGTATGGTTTTAACGGCCTCTATGTGCATTGAGCAGTCTCCTATCCTACGTCCTCGAATGAATCAG GTTGTGATACTGCTGAGAGGTAATGACTGTGTCTCAGATTGTGCAGTAGAATCTCCAAGACCGACATTCCAGAGAGCATACTCAGAAGAGCTCTTGGACATACAAGAATACAACTCAACAAAGTATCTGAGTGATCTCAAACAACACGAGCAGGTTGCTCTGGGTTATTGA
- the LOC121262399 gene encoding receptor-like cytosolic serine/threonine-protein kinase RBK2 isoform X1 has protein sequence MADGREHGASSPRKSDNASGEGTNKTLTGDGFKAKHRRQGALLPSSLSAQDLRCLDIEKEKEDVSSPRGVLEACIRGLESDTDSSKNSSTEMETRSNSSWSRFFKLWKNRSIKRLASFPPLGKSKGRSGRENPEFCNLYNFKSSLVNFSLADLQAATNNFSHENLIGKGGYAKVYKGCLQDGQLIAVKRLTKGTVDEKTSGFLSELGIIAHVDHPNTAKLIGCGIEGGMHLIFQLSPLGNLGSLLHGSKDNKLDWSKRYKIALGTADGLLYLHESCQRRIIHRDIKVDNILLTEDFEPQHLPIQICDFGLAMWLPKQWTHHNVSKFEGTFGYFAPEYFMHGTVDEKTDVFSFGVLLLELITGRQALDDLQQSLVIWAKPLLDKDDLKELVDPSIGDNYDTEEMDRMVLTASMCIEQSPILRPRMNQVVILLRGNDCVSDCAVESPRPTFQRAYSEELLDIQEYNSTKYLSDLKQHEQVALGY, from the exons ATGGCCGATGGTAGAGAGCATGGAGCTTCTTCCCCCCG GAAGAGTGATAATGCTTCTGGTGAAGGAACAAATAAAACCCTGACTGGTGATGGTTTTAAGGCAAAACATAGAAGACAAGGTGCTCTGCTTCCTTCCTCTTTATCTGCCCAAG ACTTGAGATGTTTAGATAtcgaaaaagagaaagaagatgtGTCATCCCCTAGAGGAGTTTTAGAAGCCTGCATTAGAGGATTGGAATCTGACACAGATTCTTCTAAAAACAGCTCCACTGAAATGGAAACTCGTTCAAATTCAAGCTGGAGCAGATTCTTTAAATTGTGGAAGAACAGATCGATCAAGCGCTTAGCCTCCTTCCCTCCTCTTGGGAAAAGCAAAGGCAGGAGTGGTAGAGAAAATCCAGAATTCTGTAATTTATATAACTTCAAGAGTTCATTAGTGAACTTCAGCCTCGCAGATTTGCAAGCTGCAACCAACAATTTTAGTCATG AAAACTTAATTGGAAAGGGTGGTTATGCTAAAGTTTACAAGGGTTGTTTGCAAGATGGACAGCTGATAGCAGTGAAGCGgctgacaaaaggaacagtagaTGAGAAAACATCAGGCTTTCTATCTGAGCTTGGCATTATAGCCCATGTAGACCATCCTAATACTGCTAAGTTGATCGGCTGTGGCATTGAAGGAGGAATGCaccttatttttcaattatctcCTCTAGGGAATTTAGGATCTCTTCTTCATG GTTCAAAGGATAATAAACTTGATTGGAGTAAAAGGTACAAAATTGCTTTAGGAACAGCAGATGGCCTGCTGTATCTTCATGAGAGTTGTCAGAGGCGAATCATTCATAGAGATATCAAAGTTGATAATATTCTTCTTACGGAGGATTTTGAGCCTCAG CACCTTCCAATCCAGATTTGTGATTTTGGGCTTGCAATGTGGCTACCCAAACAATGGACTCACCACAATGTATCAAAGTTTGAAGGCACATTTGG GTATTTTGCTCCTGAATATTTCATGCATGGCACAGTAGATGAAAAAActgatgttttttcttttggggtACTACTCTTGGAGCTTATAACTGGGCGCCAAGCCTTGGATGATTTGCAGCAAAGCCTTGTGATTTGG GCAAAGCCTTTGCTTGACAAAGATGATTTGAAGGAGCTTGTTGATCCTTCTATTGGTGATAATTACGATACAGAAGAAATGGATCGTATGGTTTTAACGGCCTCTATGTGCATTGAGCAGTCTCCTATCCTACGTCCTCGAATGAATCAG GTTGTGATACTGCTGAGAGGTAATGACTGTGTCTCAGATTGTGCAGTAGAATCTCCAAGACCGACATTCCAGAGAGCATACTCAGAAGAGCTCTTGGACATACAAGAATACAACTCAACAAAGTATCTGAGTGATCTCAAACAACACGAGCAGGTTGCTCTGGGTTATTGA